In Plasmodium malariae genome assembly, chromosome: 11, the following proteins share a genomic window:
- the PmUG01_11018300 gene encoding conserved Plasmodium protein, unknown function yields the protein MKGYITYILFLLFLHVVIARRKYTKWEKVEKEKDDENGGKKKIEVVTNASIDIACSGKKCKKAYYRGNLENTEGRTMEKEIHTDKSLGDAAFLSVKSRVKEYEGDKEVDDEEDDEEDDEEYYDERDDESDDDNEVVKVGEKGETENLNSDTSKTVLKQLNILKDITDRVKKENGVQHIDYINEEDIPSIAEEERKIDEFYEYENKVFKNIHENKKNIYAMINEDLDVLLKPAQKEYMKVAKGIKNKLLLEYEQILQEELTDE from the coding sequence atGAAAGGGtacataacatatattttatttcttttatttcttcacGTTGTAATAGCGAGGAGAAAATATACGAAATGGGAAAAGgttgaaaaggaaaaagatgatgaaaatggtgggaagaaaaaaattgaggTTGTTACTAACGCAAGTATAGATATTGCTTGTTCAGgtaaaaaatgtaagaaaGCATATTATCGTGGTAATCTAGAGAATACAGAAGGAAGAACTATGGAAAAGGAGATACACACAGATAAATCGTTAGGTGATGCAGCATTTTTAAGTGTGAAAAGTAGAGTCAAAGAATATGAAGGTGATAAGGAAGTTGATGATGAAGAGGATGATGAAGAGGATGATGAAGAATATTATGACGAAAGAGATGACGAAAGTGATGATGACAATGAAGTAGTAAAAGTTGGTGAGAAAGGGGAAACTGAAAACCTGAACAGTGATACCAGTAAAACAGTATTAAAACAactgaatatattaaaagatataacCGATAGagttaaaaaggaaaatggaGTTCAACATATAGACTATATTAATGAAGAAGATATTCCAAGTATTGCTGAAGAAGAAAGAAAGATAGATGAATTTTATGAGTATGAAAATAAGGTATTCAAAAACATtcatgaaaacaaaaaaaatatttatgcaaTGATTAATGAAGACTTGGATGTGTTACTAAAGCCAGCTCAAAAGGAATATATGAAGGTGGCAAaaggtataaaaaataaattgttgCTCGAGTACGAGCAGATCCTTCAAGAAGAGCTGACAGACGAATag
- the PmUG01_11018600 gene encoding ribosome biogenesis protein MRT4, putative, producing the protein MPKSKRNVTISLTKVKKKLNKKEIKDRKIAELKKLIEIPNIYIYALDIRTYSNNNLKKAIEYFKPNGKFFIGKNKLMKLALGTNENSEVKPNIFKISELLYGNRVLLVTKDIPLKVIKFFNEFQPEEYIKHGNISTKNVTLKCGEVLNVPVSMQKDLQKRKVNFDIVDQKIILRENKILAEKDKLVSIENSKLLRMLNMKIAKFDITVLGYWHLNNFLSLMQK; encoded by the exons atgcCAAAGTCAAAGAGAAATGTAACTATATCGTTAACCAAAGTAAAGAAGAagctaaataaaaaagagataaaGGACCGTAAGATAGCTGAATTGAAAAAACTGATTGAAATTccaaatatttacatttatgcCCTAGATATAAGAACCTACTCAAACAACAACTTGAAAAAGGCCATTGAGTATTTTAAGCCCAACGGAAA ATTTTTCAtcggaaaaaataaattaatgaaacTTGCCCTTGGTACAAATGAAAATAGTGAAGTGAAaccaaatatttttaagatatCAGAG CTTCTATATGGAAACAGGGTCCTCTTAGTGACTAAGGATATACCTTTAAaggtaataaaatttttcaacgAGTTTCAACCAGAGGAGTATATTAAACATGGGAATATATCAACAAAAAATGTTACACTGAAATGTGGTGAAGTATTAAATGTACCTGTATCTATGCAGAAGgatttacaaaaaagaaaagtaaatTTTGATATTGTTGAtcagaaaattattttaagggaaaataaaatattagcagaaaaagataaattagTTAGTATAGAAAATTCTAAACTGTTAAGAATgctaaatatgaaaatagcCAAATTTGATATTACTGTTTTGGGTTATTGGCACTTGAACAATTTTTTGTCCTTAATGCAAAAGTAG
- the PmUG01_11018700 gene encoding NADH-cytochrome b5 reductase, putative — MKNALSASFSLITANLVAVVIFLLSLTSFYFFAKNKEDKTKKLFLIYSRKHKYEELDEGSKKDIARKYFLDGKSHSLMLQKIITLTNTVKIFIFSYPYEYDYFGLGICKHIKFKGVNIDGKIKGQWNNNEDKEKDLKEIFRSYTPVYIDKKNKHVHFIIRIYNQNKNYIDGGKMSIQLNKLHYKDEIEIAGPFGLLEYKGNNEFSYLSKVVKIKKHIVMIAGGTGMTPFFRLINHLLLTKGTEKKEQYPPYITFIYANRNEEEILLKPVFDEYDKAFENFKIVYSVDECLDSKTKGMFENVGYINNELLKKYVLKYEKLDQHINKDDTLILLCGPPPMTTFLKKILKDQIKMENIITL; from the exons atgaaaaatgcaCTGAGCGCAAGCTTTTCCCTTATCACCGCAAACCTTGTGGCTGTAGTAATTTTTCTGCTGTCCCTGAcgtccttttatttttttgcaaagAATAAAGAGGAtaagacaaaaaaattattcctcATATATTCAAGGAAGCATAAATATGAGGAGTTAGATGAAGGGAGTAAAAAAGATATTGCtaggaaatattttttagatGGGAAAAGTCATTCGTTGATGctgcaaaaaataataacattaacAAACACAGTGAagatattcattttttcatatccTTATGAGTATGATTATTTTGGCCTTGGcatatgtaaacatataaaatttaagggGGTAAATATAGATGGCAAAATAAAGGGACAATGGAATAATAAtgaagataaagaaaaagatttaaaagaaatatttagaaGTTATACACCTGtttatatagataaaaagaataaacatgttcattttattattcgtATATATAATCAAAACAAGAATTATATAGATGGTGGTAAAATGAGCATACAACTAAATAAATTGCATTATAAGGATGAAATAGAAATTGCTGGTCCTTTTGGCTTATTAGAATATAAAGGAAATAATGAATTTTCTTATCTATCTAaagtagtaaaaataaaaaaacatattgtTATGATTGCAGGAGGTACTGGCATGACTCCTTTTTTTCGattaataaatcatttaCTTCTAACCAAGGGGACCGAAAAGAAAGAACAATACCCCCCTTACATAACTTTTATCTACGCAAATAGGAACGAGGAGGAAATTCTGCTAAAACCAG TTTTTGATGAATATGATAAAGCCTTtgaaaatttcaaaataGTGTACAGCGTAGACGAATGCTTAGACAGCAAAACAAAAGGGATGTTTGAAAATGTGGgatacataaataatgaattattaaaaaagtatgtattgaaatatgaaaaactAGACCAACATATTAACAAGGATGACACACTGATTCTATTGTGTGGGCCACCGCCGATGACTacttttcttaaaaaaatattgaaggatcaaataaaaatggaaaatattataacattatgA
- the AlaRS gene encoding alanine--tRNA ligase, putative, translated as MFLSCIREKVQTVGWIKKNKLVSWSSFGFVNLCGCSRGSEIRRSDSSTRSGESSTSEHRVGVECTLENKEAEIAKREKSENGLAKVQIMNNCRGESEKRWCAEEGGHPIDMANVSINHVKQIKGNNNQNNGVQKRRNSYMSSEEVRSSFINYFKKKDHTVVESASVIPYNDNTLLFTNAGMNQFKKIFLGNIDKNSDLGKLKRAVDTQKCIRAGGKHNDLDDVGKDVYHHTFFEMLGNWSFGDYFKEESIEYAWDLLTNIYKIDSNRLYVTYFGGDKDLASCPEDIETKKIWCKYIDEKRILPFGMKENFWEMAETGPCGPCSEIHYDRIGNRDASNLVNKDDPSVLEIWNIVFMQYNKDEKKNMNKLPFPCIDTGMGLERITSILQNVDSNYDTDLFQPIFKQIKDIFNYLPDYKGRINEEDQDRVDYAYRVISDHIRCVTIAINDGCLPSNEGRNYVIRRIIRRAVRVGKQVFKIKSNVLWFYKLVDSVCVILGNCFKDLKNKEKIDYIKSVIMQEEVLFNKTLEKGMDQFYKMVRKGQRSTNSVSSVKAGVNDVNDILSRDSGSGRALFSGKDAFDLYTSYGFPVDLIEMMCEEMNVKLNIEEFNELFKKHQLISDTNNFKMTKFFDLPVEKAHELKNRYDICPTVDHHKYIWNNNEEKNDFKLNTCVQIIYDGSNFLNNISFTKEDKKKYALILRETNFYYENGGQIYDTGFIQNEDQMKFEVLNVQKMGDYVLHIGMLLQGNIKKNDLVQTVVDFERRKLVACNHTATHLLNFMIRKVLSEYVNKKNGLTSEDKLNGKVMNNENDTSNSHTTECSNGQYNTINGKVYNQNETNNSDSTIFKCDQKGSLVDDEKLRFDFSFFENINNELISKIEKEINDLINQELKVSVETMNLTESKKIKGIRAIFEEDYADKVNVVFIDNDVNKILHNLDVNYSYLCSIELCGGTHIANTKYIKKFIITSEESIGKGIYRISAVTNKKADEIEKKFNDIYVKYKHIFENPNEGKLTDVQNCKRILKEDKFLPYIKKNCILQELEKIEKNIIEKTKNMQKELFNKAMGIGKAYALEKKNDMLLDIKFFDDLNGNQKVLEKIVQSYCKTNKYLSYFFIIVDKSNTYCVFEVKDSLRNKNIQADLFMMQIMKSVEGHSGGSKNKAFGSTDKDKGMFLKKVVEQEIKKYH; from the coding sequence ATGTTTCTTAGCTGCATAAGGGAGAAAGTGCAAACCGTTGGTTGGATAAAGAAGAACAAATTAGTGAGTTGGAGCAGCTTCGGTTTTGTCAACTTGTGCGGTTGTAGCAGAGGAAGCGAAATCCGAAGAAGCGACAGTAGTACCAGAAGCGGCGAAAGCAGCACTAGTGAGCATCGTGTGGGAGTGGAGTGCACGTTAGAGAATAAAGAAGCAGAGATAgcaaaaagagaaaaaagcgAAAACGGCTTAGCCAAAGTTCAGATAATGAATAATTGCAGAGGAGAATCCGAGAAGAGGTGGTGCGCTGAGGAAGGGGGGCACCCGATCGATATGGCGAATGTCAGTATTAATCATGTAAAgcaaataaaaggaaataataatCAAAATAATGGAGTAcagaaaagaagaaacagTTATATGAGCTCGGAAGAGGTAAGAAGCAGTTTTATaaactattttaaaaaaaaggatcaTACAGTAGTAGAGAGTGCATCTGTGATACCATACAATGACaacacattattatttacaaatgCAGGAATGaatcaatttaaaaaaatatttttaggtAATATAGATAAGAATAGTGATTTAGGAAAATTGAAAAGAGCTGTAGATACACAGAAATGTATAAGAGCAGGTGGAAAACATAACGATTTGGATGATGTGGGTAAAGATGTATATCATCATACGTTTTTTGAAATGTTAGGTAATTGGAGTTTTGGtgattattttaaagaagaAAGTATAGAATATGCATGGGATTTATTAacaaacatttataaaattgatTCGAATAGATTATATGTTACTTATTTTGGAGGTGACAAAGATTTGGCTAGTTGTCCTGAAGATATAGaaaccaaaaaaatatggtgtaaatatatagatgAGAAACGTATCTTACCATTTGGtatgaaagaaaatttttgGGAAATGGCAGAAACAGGTCCATGTGGTCCTTGTTCAGAAATACATTATGATAGAATAGGGAATAGAGATGCATCTAATTTAGTTAATAAAGATGATCCTAGTGTTTTAGAAATTTggaatattgtttttatgcaatataataaagatgaaaaaaaaaatatgaacaagttACCTTTTCCATGTATTGATACAGGTATGGGGTTAGAAAGAATTACATCCATTTTGCAAAATGTGGATAGTAATTATGATACTGATCTTTTTCAACCcatttttaaacaaataaaagatatttttaattatctcCCTGATTATAAAGGGAGAATTAATGAAGAGGATCAAGATAGAGTAGATTATGCATATAGAGTTATTAGTGATCATATAAGATGTGTTACTATAGCAATTAATGATGGTTGCCTACCGAGTAATGAAGGGAGGAATTATGTTATTCGTCGAATTATAAGAAGAGCAGTAAGAGTAGGAAAGCAGGTATTCAAGATTAAAAGCAATGTGTTATGGTTTTACAAGTTAGTTGATTCGGTATGTGTTATACTTGGAAACTGCTTTAAAGATTTGAAGAATAAGGAAAAGATAGATTACATTAAAAGTGTTATTATGCAGGAGGAAGTTCTGTTTAATAAAACTTTGGAGAAGGGGATGGACCAGTTCTACAAAATGGTGAGGAAGGGACAAAGAAGCACAAACAGCGTTAGTAGCGTAAAAGCAGGGGTTAATGATGTTAATGATATTCTCAGTAGGGATAGTGGTTCTGGTAGAGCTCTGTTCAGCGGGAAGGACGCTTTCGATCTGTACACTTCGTACGGGTTCCCCGTGGACTTAATAGAAATGATGTGTGAAGAAATGAACGTCAAATTAAACATTGAAGAATTTAATGAGTTATTCAAAAAGCATCAGTTAATATCGGAcactaataattttaaaatgacgaaattttttgatttacCAGTTGAAAAAGCACATGAATTGAAAAATAGATATGACATTTGTCCGACTGTAGATCATCATAAATACATCTGGAACAACAATGAAGAAAAGAATGATTTTAAGTTGAACACATGTGTGCAAATTATTTATGATGGGtcaaactttttaaataatatatcattcACAAAggaggataaaaaaaaatatgcccTAATTTTGAGagaaacaaatttttattacgaAAATGGAGGTCAGATATATGACACCGGGTTTATTCAAAATGAGGATCAAATGAAATTTGAAGTTTTAAATGTTCAGAAAATGGGGGATTATGTACTACATATTGGAATGTTATTACAAgggaatattaaaaaaaacgaTTTAGTACAAACAGTTGTAGATTTTGAAAGGAGAAAACTTGTCGCTTGTAACCACACAGCTACACATTTGTTGAATTTTATGATAAGAAAAGTTCTAAGtgaatatgtaaataaaaaaaatggactCACCAGTgaagataaattaaatggTAAAGTTATGAATAATGAAAACGATACTTCTAACAGTCATACAACGGAATGTTCTAATGGGCAGTATAATACTATCAATGGGAAGGTATATAACCAAAATGAAACCAATAATTCGGATTCCACTATATTTAAGTGCGATCAAAAGGGTTCTCTAGTAGATGATGAAAAACTTAGATTtgatttttctttcttcgaaaatataaacaatgaattaataagcaaaattgaaaaagaaattaacgATTTAATAAACCAAGAATTGAAGGTTTCAGTTGAGACTATGAATTTAACAGAGAGCAAGAAGATAAAAGGCATTCGAGCTATCTTTGAAGAAGATTACGCAGATAAGGTTAATGTAGTATTCATAGACAatgatgtaaataaaatattacataatttagatgtaaattattcttatctATGTTCAATAGAATTGTGTGGAGGTACACATATAgctaatacaaaatatataaaaaaatttatcatcACGTCTGAGGAGAGCATAGGAAAAGGTATATACAGGATTAGTGCAGTGACGAATAAAAAGGCAGatgaaattgaaaaaaaatttaatgacatatatgtgaaatataaacatatttttgaaaacCCAAATGAAGGGAAATTAACGGATGTACAAAATTGTAAgagaattttaaaagaagataaatttttaccatatattaaaaaaaattgcatactacaagaattagaaaaaattgaaaagaatattattgaaaaaacaaaaaacatgCAAAAGGAATTATTCAATAAGGCAATGGGTATTGGAAAAGCATATgctttagaaaaaaaaaatgatatgttattagatataaaattttttgatgaTTTAAATGGAAACCAAAAagttttagaaaaaatagttCAATCTTACTGTAAAacgaataaatatttaagttacttttttattattgtggATAAGAGTAATACATATTGCGTTTTTGAAGTAAAGGATtctttaagaaataaaaatatacaagcAGATCTTTTTATGATGCAAATAATGAAATCCGTAGAGGGCCATTCAGGGGGAAGCAAAAATAAAGCTTTTGGATCAACAGATAAAGATAAAGGAatgtttttgaaaaaagtcGTAGAGCAAGAGATAAAGAAGTATCATTAG
- the PSOP2 gene encoding secreted ookinete protein, putative has product MGKFKLLATFFCCLSVCFPVLYRGQLHDKKINLKIELVDKDLLLSNEHLKKEKIIIQNGKKIKIKTFEKIKENVLERALIVQEIDKLKGINDVQKKKEDISLGHLSDDETDVNEDVNADANVDNTEDDSGETQNDIQGEQENYREDGNNMKVISSEESTENDIHMVRKVYQKNSKGRFTTYCYMRYTFNLNLEKLNENNKSELFKGLDKTLDYISFLPKDEKISNTESILDKEYRKLDKQMESAESIISNVQLTNSSPILYSNYSEYIETIDDIINYIDSISHVLNIHKSLKNKLVDEKEKLIMYEQSEGNGNMRKDNSSMHNAPLYELLENLNNSFMMKKKVIYLLQDKKHEESYNKILENNMDDLFISSVRQVFYCYDLLKRDNVLESFFPDKVGEAESEEAKAQIDTEAEEVRSANKEVDIKNHTFNYSPRGTSNDNSVENIDDNGKCTLFFKAILQNQIFADDYSVGLKYMVNENFNIGRETWYENEKKEKTEVQNSGYENSFYNTSNLPMSESNLKVSQNISNDSGTIAHGDKLYSNGDEALDLSHLQTNKGHLEDTASFTQVLSGAKNDEMPDDDNDDAGDYIDENDMDYMEDEDYEDDEENVEDDNEYEDYDENDDEHEDYDEDDVENKYESYDENDDEYEDYDENDDEYEDYDENDDEYEDYDENDDEYEDYVENDEENDDGELSGVKNLLSSLVKKGTNNLIDSATNKVSRSINKKFNLDKLSKKGNKFIDKIKKVTKKSIDKYKKAKKGAYKVKEKGKKYANKALEVVEDSKNAIKKSAKNAMNKTKIKAKKGSYIIKKKGEHIADKAVKAARKSSDKFKGRLKNDTGKLKSGTKKVIDKSKKKANKGADKIKEKGKSVIDKAVKSAKESTDKVKNSLTNGIDKVKNNVSSGTDKVKNSVTNGIDKVKNNVSSGIDKAKNNVTSATNKVINGVTDGINKTKNNFTNGIDKGVKEMKKSIEGVTSKTARTINEKNNEFNKDLNNKKKSLKKNDSASRVKSIGPLGKKVSTDKSSLLSMSDDSNETNLNKKEIKHEIKKINKEFKKLKRMERKIKEELKNPAPSDNKIIEQFDEFEKINEQGKK; this is encoded by the coding sequence ATGGGAAAATTCAAACTGTTAGccacttttttttgttgtctGTCTGTTTGTTTTCCAGTTCTTTATCGTGGACAGCTTCacgataaaaaaattaatttaaaaatagagTTAGTAGATAAAGATTTACTATTATCAAATgagcatttaaaaaaagaaaagattattattcaaaatgggaaaaaaataaaaattaaaacatttgaaaaaataaaagagaatGTTCTTGAAAGAGCCCTAATCGTACAGGAAATAGACAAATTAAAAGGTATAAATGatgtacagaaaaaaaaagaagatataagTTTAGGACATTTGAGTGATGATGAAACGGACGTTAATGAGGATGTTAATGCAGATGCTAATGTTGATAATACTGAAGACGATAGTGGAGAAACACAAAATGATATTCAGGGCGAACAAGAAAATTACAGAGAAGAtggaaataatatgaaaGTTATTTCATCTGAAGAATCTACAGAAAATGATATTCATATGGTACGTAAAGTTTATCAGAAGAATTCAAAAGGTAGATTCACAACTTATTGTTATATGAGgtatacttttaatttaaatttagaaaaattaaatgaaaataacaaGAGTGAATTATTTAAAGGGTTAGATAAAACTTTAGATTACATTTCCTTTTTACctaaagatgaaaaaattagtaatacTGAATCGATCTTGGATAAGGAATACAGAAAGTTGGATAAACAAATGGAATCAGCTGAGTCTATTATATCGAATGTACAGTTAACGAATAGTAGTCCCATTTTATATAGTAATTATTCAGAATATATTGAAACTATTGatgatataattaattacatAGATAGTATAAGTcatgtattaaatatacataagtcCCTTAAGAACAAATTAGTAGATGAAAAAGAGAAGTTAATAATGTATGAACAGTCAGAAGGAAATGGGAACATGCGGAAAGATAACTCCAGCATGCACAATGCTCCCCTTTATGaattattagaaaatttGAATAATTCGTTTATGATGAAGAAAAaggtaatatatttattacaagataaaaaacatgaagaaagttataataaaattttagaaaataacATGGATGATCTTTTCATATCTTCCGTTAGACAAGTATTTTATTGCTATGATTTATTGAAGAGGGATAATGTGCTGGAATCATTTTTCCCGGATAAAGTAGGGGAAGCAGAATCAGAAGAAGCAAAGGCACAAATAGACACAGAGGCAGAAGAAGTAAGAAGCGCGAACAAAGAGGTAGACATTAAAAACCATACCTTCAACTATTCACCAAGAGGGACGTCGAATGATAATTCTGTGGAAAATATTGATGATAACGGAAAAtgtactcttttttttaaagcaatTTTACAGAACCAAATATTTGCTGATGATTATTCAGTtggtttaaaatatatggtCAATGAGAATTTTAATATTGGCAGAGAAACCTGGTAcgagaatgaaaaaaaggaaaaaacagaAGTACAAAATTCAGGTTatgaaaattctttttataatacttCAAATTTACCAATGAGTGAATCAAACCTTAAGGTGTCACAAAACATAAGTAATGATAGTGGTACTATTGCTCATGGTGATAAATTGTATAGTAATGGAGATGAAGCATTAGACTTATCACATCTACAAACAAATAAAGGCCACTTAGAAGATACAGCATCCTTTACGCAAGTGTTAAGTGGAGCGAAGAATGATGAAATGCCGGACGATGATAATGATGATGCGGGGGATTATATCGATGAGAATGATATGGATTATATGGAGGATGAAGACTATGAAGATGATGAAGAAAATGTAGAAGACGATAATGAATATGAGGATTACGACGAGAACGACGATGAACACGAGGACTACGACGAGGATGAcgtagaaaataaatatgaaagcTACGACGAAAACGACGATGAATATGAGGATTATGACGAAAACGACGATGAATATGAGGATTATGACGAAAACGACGATGAATATGAGGATTATGACGAAAACGACGATGAATACGAGGATTATGTTGAAAACGATGAGGAAAATGATGATGGTGAATTATCAGGAGTAAAAAACTTGTTAAGTAGTTTGGTGAAAAAAGGGACTAATAATCTGATAGACTCAGCAACAAATAAAGTATCAAGatctataaataaaaagtttaatttggataaattatcaaaaaaaggtaataaatttatagataaaattaagaaagtaacaaaaaagagtattgataaatataaaaaagcaaaaaaggGTGCCTATAAGGTTaaagaaaaagggaaaaaatatgCTAATAAAGCACTGGAAGTAGTTGAAGATAGTAAGAATGCAATTAAAAAGAGTGCAAAAAATGCTATgaataaaactaaaataaaggcaaaaaaaggatcttacataataaaaaagaaaggagAACATATTGCTGACAAAGCTGTGAAAGCAGCCAGAAAAAGCTCTGATAAGTTTAAGGGCAGATTGAAGAATGACACTGGTAAACTAAAAAGTGGTACCAAAAAAGTCATTGATAAATCTAAAAAGAAAGCAAATAAAGGAGctgataaaattaaagaaaaagggaaaagcGTTATTGACAAAGCTGTGAAATCGGCCAAAGAGAGCACTGATAAGGTCAAGAATAGTTTGACAAACGGAATTGATAAAGTAAAGAATAATGTGTCAAGTGGCACTGATAAGGTCAAGAATAGTGTGACAAACGGAATTGATAAGGTCAAGAATAATGTATCAAGTGGCATTGATAAGGCCAAGAATAATGTAACAAGTGCTACTAATAAGGTCATAAATGGTGTAACTGATGGAATCAATAAGACcaagaataattttacaaatgGCATTGATAAAGGCGTaaaggaaatgaaaaagtCTATCGAAGGTGTGACAAGTAAAACAGCAAGAacaataaatgaaaagaataatgaatttaataaggatctaaataataaaaaaaaatccttaaaaaaaaatgattctGCTTCAAGAGTAAAATCTATAGGTCCTTTAGGGAAAAAAGTTTCTACGGACAAAAGTTCTTTGTTAAGTATGTCTGATGATTCAAATGAAAccaatttaaataaaaaggaaataaaacatgaaataaagaaaattaataaagaattcaaaaaattgaaaagaatggaaagaaaaataaaagaagaattaaaaaatccCGCTCCTTCagacaataaaataattgaacaATTTGATGagtttgaaaaaattaatgaacaggggaaaaaataa